A genomic window from Rhodococcus sp. KBS0724 includes:
- a CDS encoding heparan-alpha-glucosaminide N-acetyltransferase domain-containing protein, whose amino-acid sequence MTVSPLAPTEQIPVVAKQRLFGIDAARGIALLGMMAVHSLVAVGDDGSPTLSYGIAAGRSSALFAVLAGVGIAFTTGRARVGRGDRAAAAASLAARAAAVGAIGLIMGYAEPELAVVILPYYAILFVIAIPLVFLPTRVVAALGLFIAVAVPAVIEFFGTSLPAPSLDNVTVVGIVENPLGWTVELLLNGEFPALPWAAYICAGIVIGRLKLTSANVAGSLLVLGSALAVGARILSEVLIFHLGGLDHLMAGSALSREEILDIIDYGADGSVFGSTWWWLAVDGPHSSTPLDILGTIGSSMAVIGAMLFLGHLAGTRLDMLVKVVMVPLAAAGSMTLTLYVLHIWFINSNYDTYGAWTGYILQVLAALAIGLFVKLTTGRGPLEAFVTMVANRSKRAVTERASATAPAHQV is encoded by the coding sequence ATGACAGTCAGTCCACTCGCGCCGACGGAACAGATCCCGGTAGTGGCAAAACAGCGACTTTTCGGGATCGACGCTGCCCGCGGTATCGCGCTGCTGGGAATGATGGCCGTCCACTCGCTGGTCGCGGTGGGCGACGACGGATCGCCGACGCTCTCGTACGGTATTGCGGCGGGGCGATCGTCGGCGTTGTTCGCAGTTCTGGCCGGTGTCGGAATTGCCTTCACGACCGGGCGGGCGCGTGTCGGCCGCGGTGATCGAGCCGCCGCCGCAGCGTCACTGGCAGCTCGCGCCGCGGCGGTCGGTGCCATCGGATTGATCATGGGATACGCCGAACCCGAACTTGCGGTTGTGATCCTGCCGTACTACGCGATACTTTTCGTCATCGCGATTCCGCTGGTTTTCTTGCCCACTCGCGTGGTCGCTGCGCTCGGATTGTTCATCGCGGTAGCAGTGCCGGCTGTCATCGAATTCTTCGGGACGTCGTTGCCTGCGCCGAGCTTGGACAATGTGACGGTGGTCGGCATCGTCGAGAATCCACTCGGATGGACCGTCGAACTGCTCTTGAACGGGGAGTTCCCGGCGCTTCCGTGGGCTGCATACATCTGTGCCGGCATTGTCATCGGCCGGTTGAAGTTGACGTCTGCCAACGTAGCCGGTTCCTTGTTGGTGCTCGGCTCCGCACTCGCGGTCGGCGCACGAATTCTGTCCGAGGTCTTGATCTTTCATCTCGGTGGACTCGATCACCTCATGGCGGGCAGCGCATTGTCGCGCGAGGAGATTCTCGACATCATCGACTACGGCGCGGACGGTTCGGTGTTCGGTTCGACGTGGTGGTGGCTTGCCGTCGACGGCCCGCACAGCAGTACGCCGTTGGACATCCTGGGAACCATCGGGTCGTCGATGGCCGTGATCGGGGCGATGCTGTTTCTCGGGCATCTGGCGGGGACACGGCTCGACATGCTGGTCAAGGTCGTGATGGTGCCTTTGGCTGCGGCCGGTTCGATGACCTTGACGCTGTACGTGCTTCACATCTGGTTCATCAATTCGAACTACGACACGTACGGCGCGTGGACGGGATACATCCTGCAGGTACTGGCAGCCCTTGCAATCGGACTCTTCGTGAAGCTGACTACCGGGCGTGGCCCATTGGAAGCCTTCGTGACGATGGTGGCAAATCGAAGCAAGCGGGCGGTTACGGAGAGGGCGTCGGCAACTGCTCCTGCGCACCAAGTGTGA
- a CDS encoding TDT family transporter: protein MSTATPSAFAHITPNWFAAAMGTGIVSVAAASLQHEVAALQVVAELFWFLAAIILITLIGAFAAHWITHRDLALAYLRSPAMFPFYGAVAMALLTVGSATGVTGATYLGHSAAATISIALWVLGTTLGLCTYVVMMVRLVRDAGMATAMPFWLMPVVPPMVSATTGAAVTSHLTEGALRTSVLVFCYVMFALALSAALVIVVAVARQFAANRARGVDAIPFNAIPSLWIPLGVIGQSIGAANLLADAARHAVGAGTADALHTFGLVYGTVVGTLGVVAFLAVTTVTVRALRRGLSFSLGWWSFTFPIGACAVGANAFGIATGSQLILAVAAALLLVLIPIWATVAARTVNSIRSGALPAPA from the coding sequence ATGAGCACCGCTACGCCGTCCGCATTCGCCCACATCACGCCGAACTGGTTCGCGGCCGCGATGGGAACGGGAATCGTGTCGGTGGCAGCGGCGTCCCTCCAACACGAGGTTGCGGCTCTGCAGGTCGTGGCAGAACTCTTCTGGTTTCTGGCCGCGATCATCCTGATCACCTTGATCGGCGCCTTTGCCGCGCATTGGATCACCCACCGTGATCTGGCTCTCGCCTACCTCCGTAGCCCCGCGATGTTCCCGTTCTACGGCGCTGTGGCAATGGCCCTGCTGACCGTCGGATCCGCGACCGGTGTCACCGGCGCTACCTACCTGGGGCACAGCGCGGCGGCGACAATATCGATAGCGCTCTGGGTGCTGGGCACAACCCTGGGGCTGTGCACGTACGTCGTCATGATGGTGCGTCTGGTCCGCGACGCCGGGATGGCGACGGCCATGCCGTTCTGGCTCATGCCCGTCGTACCGCCGATGGTTTCCGCCACAACGGGAGCGGCTGTGACGTCGCACCTGACTGAAGGTGCACTCCGTACGTCGGTTCTCGTGTTCTGTTACGTGATGTTCGCCCTGGCACTCTCGGCGGCACTGGTCATCGTTGTTGCCGTCGCTCGGCAGTTCGCCGCCAACCGTGCTCGCGGCGTCGACGCGATCCCCTTCAATGCCATTCCGTCACTGTGGATCCCGCTGGGCGTGATCGGGCAGTCGATCGGCGCCGCCAATCTCTTGGCCGACGCAGCGCGCCACGCCGTGGGCGCAGGCACGGCCGACGCCCTGCACACCTTCGGCCTTGTGTACGGCACTGTGGTCGGCACACTCGGCGTCGTTGCGTTCCTCGCCGTCACGACGGTCACGGTCCGGGCACTACGACGCGGGCTGTCGTTCTCCCTCGGCTGGTGGAGTTTCACCTTCCCGATCGGGGCCTGCGCCGTCGGCGCCAACGCTTTCGGTATCGCCACCGGTTCGCAACTGATCCTCGCCGTGGCCGCTGCGCTGCTGCTCGTACTCATCCCCATCTGGGCCACAGTGGCAGCGCGCACCGTGAACTCCATTCGCAGCGGAGCGTTGCCCGCGCCCGCCTAG
- a CDS encoding BPL-N domain-containing protein yields MNRRTFLVAAGALVAIGGTVVASADSTRSSPRRALVYRGPASSPGCPEAVARLLESSSDPYDVTFCGPDEDVPLTAATLASASLYAQPGGGELSSAWIHMEQHAESIREWVRTGGHYLGFCLGGYLAGATPGFGLIPGDTARYISSRKSEIDTTNNTIVTVSWREEERTMFFQDGPIFVLRDDAPVEVLARYRNGKVAAVVADFGLGRVGVVGPHPEAERSWYTRGLTNPDGIRFDLGHDLIDTVTLGAQEQLPTPSP; encoded by the coding sequence GTGAATCGCCGCACCTTCCTCGTCGCGGCCGGCGCGCTGGTCGCCATCGGCGGAACTGTTGTCGCGTCAGCCGATTCCACCCGAAGCAGTCCCCGTCGTGCATTGGTCTACCGCGGCCCGGCATCCTCGCCCGGTTGCCCGGAGGCGGTAGCTCGGTTACTCGAATCCTCATCCGATCCGTACGACGTCACATTTTGCGGTCCGGACGAAGATGTTCCGTTGACGGCGGCGACGTTGGCGAGCGCATCGCTCTACGCACAACCTGGCGGCGGGGAACTCTCGTCGGCGTGGATCCACATGGAACAACACGCGGAGTCGATCCGAGAGTGGGTCCGAACCGGCGGACACTACCTCGGTTTCTGCCTCGGCGGTTACTTGGCCGGAGCCACACCAGGTTTCGGACTCATCCCCGGCGACACGGCTCGATACATCTCGTCCCGGAAATCCGAGATCGACACAACGAACAACACGATCGTCACGGTCTCCTGGCGGGAGGAGGAGCGCACGATGTTCTTCCAGGACGGCCCGATTTTCGTGTTGCGTGACGATGCCCCGGTGGAGGTCTTGGCCCGCTACCGCAACGGAAAGGTCGCAGCCGTGGTTGCCGACTTCGGCCTCGGCCGCGTCGGCGTTGTCGGACCCCACCCGGAGGCTGAGCGATCCTGGTACACACGCGGTCTCACCAATCCGGACGGAATCCGGTTCGACCTGGGCCACGATCTGATCGATACGGTCACACTTGGTGCGCAGGAGCAGTTGCCGACGCCCTCTCCGTAA
- a CDS encoding rhodanese-like domain-containing protein → MLEVDITALEAALAAGEPLIDVREADEFAQVRVPGAVLIPMSEFVSRMGEIPDAETVYVICAVGGRSLQVAEYLQGRGINAVSVRGGTMEWHQSGRQVETGGL, encoded by the coding sequence ATGTTGGAAGTCGATATCACTGCACTGGAAGCGGCGCTGGCGGCAGGTGAGCCGTTGATCGACGTGCGGGAGGCCGACGAGTTCGCTCAGGTACGCGTCCCCGGTGCCGTACTTATCCCGATGAGCGAGTTCGTATCGCGCATGGGGGAGATCCCCGATGCCGAGACGGTGTACGTGATCTGCGCAGTCGGTGGCCGCAGCCTGCAGGTTGCCGAGTACCTCCAGGGCCGCGGGATCAACGCAGTTTCGGTACGAGGCGGAACGATGGAGTGGCACCAGTCCGGGCGTCAGGTCGAAACCGGCGGCCTCTAG
- a CDS encoding BPL-N domain-containing protein produces the protein MKWVSLSRNKTRRSTTYSTRPHPRALVYRGPASLPGCPEAVADLLSSSAWNFDVRFVGPDEELQIDESTLHSAALYAQPGGGDLDGAFTHLRRHVPAIQQFVRSGGRYLGFCLGGYLAGRSPGFELFPGDADQYVALQNAEVHDTKGAVLEVEWSGRIEEMYFQDGPYFSLDRHYRDYYDSEAAILARYQNGSIAALKIDYGKGRVGVVGPHPEADESWYRGDGLREPEHLATDLGYRLINAVMTR, from the coding sequence ATGAAATGGGTATCGTTGTCCCGCAACAAGACTCGTCGAAGTACTACGTACAGCACGCGGCCACACCCGCGGGCACTCGTGTACCGCGGCCCGGCTTCGTTGCCGGGATGCCCGGAAGCCGTCGCAGACCTGCTGTCGTCGAGCGCCTGGAACTTCGACGTGCGCTTCGTCGGCCCCGACGAGGAGTTGCAGATCGACGAGTCCACACTCCATTCGGCTGCGCTGTATGCACAACCCGGCGGCGGTGACCTGGATGGCGCGTTCACGCACCTGCGCCGCCACGTTCCGGCGATCCAGCAGTTCGTACGATCCGGTGGACGGTACCTGGGATTCTGCCTCGGTGGTTACCTCGCGGGCCGGAGCCCGGGTTTCGAGCTGTTTCCCGGCGATGCGGACCAGTACGTCGCGCTGCAGAACGCCGAAGTGCATGACACAAAAGGTGCTGTGCTCGAAGTGGAGTGGAGCGGTCGGATCGAGGAAATGTACTTCCAGGACGGACCGTACTTCTCGCTCGATCGGCACTACCGGGATTACTACGATTCCGAAGCCGCCATTCTCGCGCGGTATCAGAACGGAAGTATCGCGGCGCTCAAGATCGACTACGGCAAAGGCCGGGTCGGGGTAGTCGGGCCGCATCCCGAAGCGGACGAATCCTGGTATCGGGGAGACGGTTTGCGTGAACCAGAGCACCTTGCGACCGATCTGGGTTACCGTTTGATCAACGCGGTGATGACCCGATGA